One Pyrococcus furiosus DSM 3638 genomic region harbors:
- a CDS encoding IS6-like element ISPfu1 family transposase encodes MKSETIIYWVVSALKPFRRNKIPPEKKIRGVELYLRGLSYRQTARILKISHVTVWEAVQKLAEAVYKPKILAVKKQRNFIAVDETVIKINGKKRYLWAAIDVESKEVLAVWITTVRNWWVARDFILVVLKSCEGQPVFLVDRASWYKSAFKSLRLGYLHVTFGPRNSVERWFRTLKERTKRFWNNFRGKDWRRVHRFVFLFAFWYNFVRIHSSFGDPPGDVTEWLQEVMPQLS; translated from the coding sequence ATGAAGTCTGAAACCATTATTTACTGGGTGGTTTCAGCCTTAAAACCCTTTCGTCGCAACAAAATCCCACCAGAAAAGAAAATCAGGGGAGTAGAATTATACCTGCGAGGCCTCAGTTACCGGCAAACCGCCAGAATACTCAAAATCAGTCACGTAACAGTCTGGGAGGCAGTCCAAAAACTCGCAGAAGCAGTTTACAAGCCAAAAATCCTCGCAGTCAAAAAACAGCGAAACTTCATCGCAGTTGACGAAACAGTAATAAAAATCAACGGGAAGAAAAGATACCTCTGGGCTGCAATTGACGTTGAGAGCAAGGAAGTTTTAGCAGTCTGGATTACGACTGTTAGAAACTGGTGGGTTGCCAGGGATTTCATTCTGGTTGTTTTAAAGTCGTGTGAAGGGCAGCCTGTCTTTCTGGTTGACAGGGCGAGCTGGTATAAGTCTGCTTTTAAGAGTTTGAGGTTGGGTTATCTGCATGTGACTTTCGGGCCGAGGAACAGTGTTGAGCGCTGGTTTAGGACGTTGAAGGAGAGGACGAAGCGTTTCTGGAATAATTTCAGGGGTAAAGACTGGAGGAGGGTTCATAGGTTTGTTTTTCTGTTTGCCTTCTGGTATAATTTTGTCAGAATTCATTCTAGTTTTGGTGATCCGCCTGGTGATGTTACTGAATGGCTTCAGGAGGTGATGCCCCAGTTATCCTAA